TTTCCAAAGGGAACCAGAGGAAGGTGAGGATTTTTTCAGCGTGATTCGTGGGGGAGATTTGCTACTGCATCACCCCTATCATTCTTTTTCGGCGACGGTGCAGCGGTTTATTACTCAGGCAGCATACGATCCCAACGTGCTGGCGATTAAGATGACTCTTTACCGCACTTCTGGGGATTCGCCGATCGTGAATGCTTTGATTGCGGCGGCGGAAAATGGGAAGCAAGTGGCTGTATTGGTGGAAATTAAGGCTCGTTTTGATGAAGAGAATAATATTATTTGGGCGCGTAAACTGGAACAGGCGGGCGTTCACGTCGTTTACGGTTTAGTGGGTCTGAAGACTCATACGAAGGTGGTTTTGGTGGTGCGTCGCGAGGAAGACCGGATTCGCCGTTACGTTCATATCGGTACGGGGAATTATAATCCGAAGACGGCTCGACTTTATACTGATTTGGGCTTGTTGAGTTGCCGGGAAGATTTGGGTGCGGATCTGACGGATTTGTTTAATTATTTAACTGGGTATTCGCGGCAGCGATCGTATCGCAAATTGATGGTAGCGCCGGTTAACTTGCGCGATCGCATGACTTCCCTGATCCTGCGCGAAGCAGAACACGCCCAAAAAGGTTATTCCAGTCGCATCGTGGCGAAAATGAACGCCTTAGTAGACCCGAAAATTATCGCTACACTATACGAAGCTTCCCGCGCTGGGGTGGAAATCGATCTGATCGTGCGGGGAATGTGCTGTTTGCGTCCGGGTATTCCAGATGTGAGCGAAAATATCCGCGTGATTAGTATTGTGGGTAGCTTTTTAGAGCATTCCCGCATTTATTATTTCCATAACGCCGGTCAAGAAGAAGTTTATATCGGTAGTGCGGATTGGATGACGCGCAATCTCGATCGGCGAGTAGAAGCAATTACGCCCGTTGAAGATCCCAATCTTGCTAAAGATTTGCAAGAAATTTTGGGAATTATGCTGGCAGATAACCGAAAAGCTTGGGATCTGCAAACCAATGGTAGTTATCTCCAACGGCGCGTATCCGATGAGAGTCAAAGTCAAAATTCCCAGACAATTTTGATGGAAATGGCGCTGAATTCTGCCGGCGGTTCTTAATTTATTTCGGCTAAATCGGGTTTGAGGAGTCAAGAATCAAGATGCAGTCAAGTCCGATCGATGATACTCTAATTTTTTCTTTGTGAGGTTACTATTTCGATCGACTTTCTGATTTCTGCCTCATTCCGATAATATATATTTGGCTCGAACTGAAGGCGGAAATTGCTCGGCTAGTACAGCAAAGCAGAAATCATCGATCGACTTTTTTCGCCGCTACTGCTACTGCCCATTACCCCATCTGGCGGTGGAAGTAGTAGCAAATTTTTGCCCAAATCGACTAGCTTAGCTTCCACTTTCAGCCTCATCAGTCAATCCAATCTCAAATTTTCGATCGAACTACCAGGCCGTAAATATACGCAAAACAGACTTTCTGATGTTGAATACTAAGCAAACAACCGTATTTACACTGAAAAAGTTCTATTTAAACCAACGTGTTGTTATTTAAAGTATTTCTTAAGAACTAAGTTTTTCTATTACACTCTACTAACAGGTTGAGCGATAATTTAGAAAATAAACTTATTGATTCGCTCAAATGATAGATGAAGTTTAAGGTCAGTAGACCTTAAACTAAAACCATCTCTTGTATAAATGTCTTTAAAAGCATCTGAGGTTATGATGTTGCCCTGTTGTAAGAGTTCTAACCTACGTGTTTTAGTGGTTGATGACCACGAACTCACTCGGCTGAGCTTAAAATTCGCCTTTTCCAGCCAAAAGAACATCGAGCTAGTCGGTATGGCAAGTAACGGCGAAGAAGCTATTAAAATGGTTGAAAATCACCGCCCTGATGTAATTATTCTAGATTTACAAATGCCAGTGATGGATGGTTGGAGTGCCTCTAACTACATTAAAAGCATCTATCCTCACGCCCAAATCATTGCTTACTCGGCAATGGAAGAACGCCAAGCTTCCAGCATCAGCCCTAAGGCTAGCGTGGATGCCTTTTGCAGCAAAGAAACAGCCACTCACGATTTGATCGAACTAGTTAAAGAATTAGGTCATCGGAGTGGCAATGTGGCTTGAATTCAGGTAAAGGCTAAAAAACGGAGTAACCAGCCGTAAAATTATTAATTTGTTTCACTTTCTGGAAAAGTTCGTTTAAATTCCTCGATCAGATCGTCCATTTCTTCGAGTGCCTGATTGACATCTATTCTCAAGATGCCCAGGTCTGGTTGCTCCAATAGCTTTACCAGCGTTTCTCGCTTACTTTCTATCAAGGCAATTCTTTCTTTAAGTGTTTGTGGTTCCATCATTTGTTTCGGATTATTAACTCACACCTCAAGTTTAAATATTAAGACGGCTTTAGAGGAGCGCTCAACGTAAAAAAGGAGGTCGATCGCTATCGACGTGCTTATTCTTCAGGGCTTCGGCAATAAACCGCTTGAGAGCTTTTTCGCGATTTTTCATAAAAGCAGCCCAAAAACCCGGTTGAAACTCATCCATAGTTTTGGCTAAAGCCCAAACATCTACAGCTAGGATGTTATATAGCGTTTCGTCCTCCCGCTTGAGGGAGTTAATCTGTTCTAGTAAGTTACGCTCTTGAGTGCCATTGTAGTTTCCATCTGTTGTCATGTTTAAGCCTGTACTAAACAATAGGGTAGGTAGCAAGTCAATGGATGTTCGATTTTAGGTTTTAGATTGAATAATTGACCCCACAGATTAAACTTGTCAATCCCAAGTCCAATCGCCCAAGATTGCCACGATAATTATTTTCCCAATTGATACTCTTAGGGAGTAGGTGTTAAGCACCTTATTTGATGAATGTGCTTACGGCAAGCATTTGCGTAAGAATTCAGTTAAACGCTGCGACAAATCTTTCCTCCTGCCTTTATAGTAAATCTGGCAGGCTTTGATTGAAATGGGACGTTAACGCACCGAGGCAGTATATTATAGAACCTCACGTATCATTTTGTTACACATCCATACACAATAGTAAGGATTGCTGATTTTAGTATCTAACCAATATGTTACGTCAAACTTCGCTAGCAACATTGGGTATCGGGCTGGGTATTATTCTCACCTTGGGAGGATTCGTCGCATATTTTGCCGATTATGCCACCTTGAATCTGGTGGGTTTTTTTTATGGTTTTCCCCTTTTGCTGGGAGGGCTAGCTTTAAAGGCAAACGAACTCAAACCGATCCCTTTTTCGCAACCTACACCACCCGATATCTTGGCACTGCGAGAGAAGCAAGCGACTTTGACTCAAAATAAGATTCGCAAAGACTTGACTCGCTTTGTCTACGGCCAAAATACTCATTTCGAGCGCTCCCTGACTCAGTTGGGTTTAAATCCTTCACCGGAAAAACAGCCAGCTATTCAAGCTTTTCGGGAAACGGAAGTTGACGGTGCTTATACGTTAGTGTTGGAATTTGAGTCGCCGGATGTTCCTTTCAAAGCTTGGCAAGATAAGGAAGAGAAAATGGTAAAGTTCTTTGGGCCTAATATTCGGGTTGAGTTGAGTCAACCAGAGGGCGATCGCATCGAACTAGCTTTGATTGCAACATCAAAAGAAGCTTAGACTTGCCCATCATGCAATTCACCGAAGCGACCTATACGGTCAATTTGTTAGTCGCTGGCAAAAAAGACACTCGCGCATTACTTAAAACGTTCGTCGAAGAGTATGTATCGAGTATTCCGTTAAAATCTAATATCGATCGCGCGATCGTTCTGCTCCAGAAATGTATCGAAGGTGGAACGATCGGCCATCGAAGCCATTGCACCGGTTTTGGTAGTAGAAATAGCACCAGCCGCCGCACCCCAAATTACTGCTTCTGGTAAAGAACGCCCCTCAGTAATCGCGGCGACTAAGCCTCCATTGAAGGCATCACCAGCCGCCACAGTATCAACTGGCTGCACTGGAAAGGCTGGCACGAAAAAAGTAGAATCTAAAGTGGCACAGCAAACGCCGAGCGCTCCTAACTTGACAATTGCCGTACCTACGCCTTTGCCAAGTAAAACAGATGCCGCTTTTGCTGCCGTTTCATAATTATTTACTGGAAAACCGACTAATTGACCTGCTTCGATTTCGTTTGGTGTGATAATATCGACAAGTCGGTAAAAGTCATCGGGTACATCTAGTGGAGCCGGTGCAGGGTCAAAAATTACCCGAACACCGGCACTTTGAGCGGATTTGGCGGCTAAATGCACGGCCTGGAAAGGAATTTCTAACTGTAACAACAATGCAGAGGCGTTGTGAAAAAGATTGCTTAAAGTTTCTACATCTGCTTGGCTAACTCGATCGTTCGCACCAGGGACAACGACGATCTGATTTTGTCCGGTGTCGTCTACAGCAATAATTGCCACGCCGGAACTGGTATTTTCATCAACTAAAATATGGTTTGTCTCTACCCCATAATTTTGTAAGTGAGTCAGTAGCGATCGTCCAAAACTGTCGTTTCCCACTCTGCCAACTAACTGGGTGGGGATGCCTAAACGGGCAGAAGCTACCGCCTGATTTGCTCCTTTACCTCCGGGTGCGGTAAAAAAGTGATGCCCTAAAATGGTTTCACCTGCCACTGGTAAACGAGGCGATCGCGCCACTAAATCCATATTAATGCTGCCGAAGACGATCGCTTTTTTCATGGTAATTTGTGATACCCAAGCAAGTGAATTGGTACTCGATACCAAGTTGCAATCCGATCCGCAATCGCGAGAGGCTTAATGCTTTATTCTCGATTCGCCACTCTCGAAATTAAGGTTCCGATCGCAACTTGATATTGGTTAATAACCGATCTGTTGCTGATACATTGCCTGAAGAACTAAGGCAGGATCGATATAACTACCATGATATTTGACTCCCCAGTGTAAGTGAGGGCCAGTAGTTCGACCGGTCATGCCTACTCGCCCGATCCTGGTACCAGCTTTGACATATTCTCCTTGCCGCACGAGAATGCTACCATCTAAATCGCTTAAATAACGACCTTCTGGCGATTTTTGAGGGCGTCCTTTTAAGTGACAATAAACGTGTTCCCACTCATCGGACCTAACCACAACTTTAGTGCCGCAAAGCCGATCGTTACCAACTTCTACTACTTCCCCACTTGCCCAATTGCGAATGTAACTACCTGATGGGGCAGCAATATCTATACCGCGATGAAATCCCCAACCAGTAGAACCATCGGGGTTCCAACGATAACCATAGGGTGAGGAATAGCGTTGAAAATTCTCAACTGGAAAGGAAGTTCCTTGCCAACTGGTGCGGATTATTTTATCACCGATTTCGATTGCTTTTGCTTTTTCTACCTGGAATCCGATCGTAAGAAATGTTAATAATCCCAGGAGGATAAATAGCCAGGAAAACCCCGCGCGAGTTAAGCGGGGCAGCTTTTTTTTGCAGGTTTTTAAATTGGGCTGTATTCTTTCACGCCTCAACAACCAAGTGAAATGACGCATATTTTTAGCGTGCTGAGAAGAGCGAAACTTCAATCGGCTGTATTCTAACTTGGTTGCGAGTACGATTATTGTTTAGGTTAATTAATTTTTGTGAGCAATGATGTTACGAACTAATTTTGTAGCGCAGGTAACAAATACTCAAAGATGGAACATTTTACCAGTGCGATCGCATACCCAAATTAAGATAAAATTGAAAATTTTAAAGTTTATTTTAGTCTTCAATAAAGCATCATGAAATCTCTACCCTAAGATAGGTGAATATATTAATCTATTATGAATTATCACCCTAAATAATAGAAGACAACCAGAAATTATCTGATTTTCTAAATTCTAACTCTCGAATTCTAACTCCCGAATTCTGACTCCTGATTTATATTATTTATAAGTACTTTCAGGTAAACATAATGTTAAAATTTTATTATGCTCCCATTTCCGTAAATGCCCGTCGAGTTTGGGTGGCATTGCTAGAAAAACAAATTTCCTTTCAGCCGATCGCGATTAAGCTAAACGGCGATCAATTTGAATCCGAATTTACTGCCATTAATCCATTGCAAAGAATTCCAGTAATTGAAGATGATGGTTTGCGAGTAATAGAATCTTTAGCTATTTTAGATTACTTAGAAGCTAAATATCCCGAGCCTGCTTTAATGCCAAAAGAAGCAACGGCAATAGCTACTGTTCGCATGGTGGAAATGGTAGCTGTTAACGAATTACAACCTGCTACTTTACCTCTAACTAAACAGTTAGTAGGATTTGATGTTAACCCCAGTCAAATCGAAGCATCAAAACAGCGAATCGATACCGTGTTAAAGCTTTACGAAAATATGTTGGGAGAGCGAACTTACTTTGCCGGTGATGATTTCTCATTAGCAGAAGTAGTCGCGGGAACCCTCGTACCATCAGTTTCTATGTTTGGTTTTGCAATGAATGATTATCCTAAATTAGCAGGATGGTTAGAGCGACTGAAAGAACGAGAAAGTTTCCAAAAGACAACTCCTTCTCGATCGCAAATCGAAGCTGCCATTCCAAATATTCAGAAAATTTTAGCAAGTCGATCGTAAATTGTGGAAGTCTTAAAGCTGTATTGCATAGAGCTTTTGGATGTTTTCTTGATTACACGCTCATTCTTTCATCGAAATACGTAAGTTTTGATGAAGATCGGATCGACCTGTCTCTACTGAGGGGTTTTACCCCTCATCGCAATGGGGAGGGGCTTTTTCTGCCGCCCGCCAACTAGCGGAAAAATTTTGTAATAAATTTAAATTTTTTTGAGTAAAATTATTTGTAGAATGAGATATAAAGAGCGATAAACTACTAAAATATCCAGACAAAAGACGAGAAAAATATAGAAAATTTTAGTAAATATAGTTAATCCGCTAAAAATTCATCAAAAATTCAGAATCTTTATCTATAAAATAACCAGTCAATTAAAAGTAAAGTGACCACTACTATGGTTAATTCCAATACCCAACAAAAGCAAATTGAGCAAGCGATCGCCCAATTAAAGCGAGCGATAGAAAGGGACGAACGCACGCAAAATATAGAGGGTAAGGCAGAGAGGCTGCACCAATTGGCAATTCTCAAAGCCAATCAGGGGGAAGTAGATGACGCGATCGCATTATATAAAAGATGTCAACAAGCTTATCAAGAAATAGACGATCGAGAAGGAATCGCTACCGTTTTGTACCAAATGGCAGTTCTGAAAACCAATCAGGGAAAGACACCAGAAGCGATCGCATTATTTGAAGAATCCCTGAGATTGGCAGGCGGGATCGACGACAAGGAAACTCAAGCGGTAGTATTGCATTCTCTGGCAATGGTAAAGGCGAGTCAGGGACAAGTGGAAGATGCGATCGTTTTGTGCAATCAATCGATTTCCCTAAAAGAACAACTGGGAGACTTACCAGGAAAGGCAACCACCTTACACCAGATGGGTATTTTGCAAGCTAACCAAGGCAAAATCGAAGCAGCGATCGACTTATTTGAACAGTCATTGCAACTCAAAGAAGCCGTCAAAGACCTGCCAGGTAAAGCGGAAACTTTGCACTGCCTAGCAGTTATTTACCATCAAATCGGTCAAATTCAAAGCTCGATTAATTTATACCTAGAATCTTTAGCAATTAAAGAAATCATTAACGATTTAGAAGGACAAGCCGCTACCTTACATCAATTAGGTGAGTTATACAGCCAATGTGGGAGCGTAGAAGAAGCAATTAGTTATTATGAAAAATCCCTTCAATTAAAAGATGAAACCAAGGATATAGAAAGCAAAGCAACTACAATGGGAATGCTGGGGCAATTATTAGCCAACCAAGGCAATTACAAATTAGCAATTCCCTATTTGCAAGAAACATTAACCATCTTTGAACAAATTAAATCTCCCCACGTAGAAACAGTCAAAGAAGTTCTCGCAGAAATTCAAGGGAGGAATCATCGCTAAGCTGGAAAAAGGCGTTTAGCCACCTCAAATGCAGTACCCGGAAAATCAGTAAACAAACCATCTACACCCAAATCAAAAAAATGTAAGTATTCTGCTTCTGGCTGGTTTTTGTAGTCTGCTGCTAAATACTGGGGTTCATTCCGAAAAGTATAAGGATGCACTAACAAACCGACTGCGCGAGCATCTTGAATTAGAGAAGTCGGCGACAACAAATTTTCTTTTTCATCCACAGGTACGATCGACCGTTTATCAGGGCCTATTCCATCAGCATATTCAGCAATTTTGGCTAATTCAAGCGGTTTAATTAAGTCTTGATAAGTACGAGGATCCCCTGTTACCGCCAAATCAAAAGGCTGACCTTCCTTGCTAATTAACTGAATAAGAGGCAATTGAGTAAGTTGATTTAATTGTTTGAGATTCGCCGTTTCAAAAGATTGAATAAAAACCGGATCTTCAGGTCGATCGTAACCATTAGCATCTAAAATTTCTACTAAAGGCTCTTCCAGAGATAAACCGATGCCATCAAAATAAGTAGGATGTTTAGTTTCTGGATAAATGCCAATCGCGCGACCGAGTTCTGCACTTTTACGCTTGGCTAAGTCAATGATTTCTTGCAAAGTCGGAATTTCAAATAAACCATCGAAAGATCGATCGCGAAATGGCAACCGCTCTTTAGCTCTCAGCGTTTTAACTTCCGATAGCGTAAAATCTTCAACAAACCAACCAGTAATTAATTTACCATCAATCAACTTACTAGTTTGACGATTAGCAAATTCGGCACGTTCTGCTACATCAGTCGTTTCTGATATTTCATTTTCATGACGAGCAATTAATACTCCATTTTTAGTAGAAACTAAATCTGGTTCGATAAAATCAGCACCCAAACTAATTGCCAATTCATAAGATGCTAGCGTGTGTTCTGGACGAAAACCGCTAGCGCCACGATGAGCAATAATTAAAGGACGAGTTACCATACCAAGCAATTTATGATGAGTGCAATAATTTTATACTTGAAAATGTTGTATAATGTCAAAAATTATCAAAAATCTTACTTAAGATAGTTACTTTATATTTTAATCTAACTTATGAATTAGTAATCTTTAATAAAACTCGATCGCAAATAATAATTATGACCAAAACCTTAGAAGTTTATCTCAGCTTGGGCAGTCCTTTTTCTTACTTCGCTCAAACCCAACTTTCTGGCTTAGTGCAAAGAACTAAATGTAACATTATTTATCATGTAATTGATATGTACAAAATTTTTCAAATGACAGGGAATCCCGGTCCAAATGATATCCCAGCTAAACGCAACTATTTAATTAAAGATATTGGAGATTGGTGCAAATATTACAATATACCTTTCAACGTTCCTTCCCGGCTGTTTATTAATAATGCAGCCCCAGCCGCCGCCGCTATTGCAGTTGAAAAATATGGCAAATTGGCTGAATTTATTGATAGAGCTTTTCGGGCTTATTTGGTGGAAGACCTCAACATTGAAGACTTCCAAGTGTTGGGTAAACTGGCGGCTGAAGTTGGTGCGGATGGCGAAGCGGTGGCAGCTGCGGTTACCGATTCTGCTGTTCTCAAACAGGTAGATATTAAGAATGAAGCAGCATCGAAACGGGGTGTTTTTGGCGTACCAACATTTTTTATCGGTGATGATATGTACTGGGGGAACGACCGCTTGATGTTTGTAGAAAAAGCGCTTATTTCTTAATCTTAATTGGGTGCGTTTAGGTAGGGTAACGCACCGCATAAAATTAAAATTAAATGAAATACGCCCTACTCTCTTAACTTACTTCATTGGCAGAAAAATTATAAACTCCGTACCTTTCCCTAATTCAGAAACACAAGTTAGTTTACCTTCATGTTTTTCTTCGATAATCTGACGAGAAATCGATAATCCTAATCCCATGCCTTTTCCTACAGGGTTAGTGGTAAATAAATAATCAAACACTTTTTGTCGTTGCTCTTCTGTCATGCCAGGGCCATTATCCGAGAACCGAATAATTAGGTTATTATTATCATCTGACCGTTCAGTTTTAATCTTAATTTCATTTGGTTTAGACCTAATTTGTTCGTAAGATTTCCCTTCGTTGAATTCATCAAACACTTCAATAGCATTGACGATAATATTCATCAATACTTGATTTAGTTGTCCCGGATAACACGGCACTTCTGGTAAGTCGCCGTACTCTTTAAACACATTAATTTCAGGACGTTTATCATTAGCTTTCAGTCGATGTTTTAAAATCACCAGAGTACTATCAATTCCCTCATGGATATTAAAAGATGCTTTAGAATTGCTATCTGCACGAGCAAACACTCGTAACGAACTAGTAATTTGGCGAATACGTTCGGTACCTTCTTTCATTGATGTCAGCATCTGCGGCACATCTTCTAACAAATAATCTAGTTCTATATCTTCCGCATCTTCAACTATTTCTTCCCCCGGATTGGGAATTTTTTCTTGGTAAAGTTGCAAGTGATTGATAATATCACCAACCGAGTTATTTACCTCTTCTAAATTACCGCTAATAAAGCCTAGTGGATTGTTAATTTCATGGGCTACACCGGATAATAATTGACCCAAAATAGACATTTTTTCTTTTTGAATTAGTTGCAGTTGTGTCCGTTGTAACTCTTGCAAATTTCGTGATATTCGCTCGAAATCTTCTTGAGATTTTTGATACGCATAAGCATTTTCTAAAGAGATAGCAGCTTGGTCAGATAACAAATTGAGAATTTCAATGCGATCGCTTGTAAACGCACCAGGGTTTAAATTATTTTCCAAGTAAACAATACCAATTAATTTTTCTTTTTTACGAAGCGGCATACATAAAATTGATTTTGTTTGATGTTCGTTAATATAAGAATCGTTAGCAAAATTTGTTTGGTTCGTAGCCTCGTTAATTACCAAATTTTCTTGGCTGTGATAAACATGATTAATTACGCTGACAGGAACTTCTGCACTCAATTCAATGTTTACAGAATCCTGCTTTGTTACTACTTCTGGACTAGCGTTAATCGCGATCGCTTCAACGACCAAATCCCTCTCTTTTGGTAAAATGAAAACGCCTTTTTCAGCCCCAGCCTTTTCAATAAAAACTTGCATTAAAATAGAAAGTAATTTATCAACAACAATTTCACTAGAAATAGCTTGAGAAGCTTTCAACACTGACGCCAAATCTAAAACGTGAGACATACTTCTATTAAGTGGTACTAGTAACAGTTTGAGTGGCCATCCAAGCGGATATCTTACTTGGATTTAAACTAATTTTATCCTTGTTTAGAATAGCAGCAAGTATTTGGGAGTAACTTTTTTCTAAATCTTAAACTTTTACATTGCCATCACAGCGGACATAGCAGTAATCCGCATCTGTTTAGATAAATTTAAGAAAATTTTTCTTTTCTCCAAAGGAAATAAAATTTGATAATTAAAAGGAGTAACTAATTTCAGCAAAATTTGCCAACTAAAAAATTTAACTTAAGAGAATTAAGCTATATTTATTGGCATTATGCACCCGTTTAGCATAATTTTACCGCCAACCTAACAATCTGAGGAATGGCACGAACAAGTAATAACTTATACCTAGCCACCAGCCAAGGACAACCCCTAAAAGGCTGAAAAAGCTAATACTAAAAGCTAAATTCGTCCAACTAACAGTGGTAAAAAAAGCTTCAGAAAATCCGAAAAGAGCCGTCAAAGGGAGAAATTTAATCAAAAAGCTCATCAAAATCGCGAAAATGGTAGAAGTTCCTACCGCGCTAATCAAAGCGTGGACTAATTGGTGGCTGGGTAACCCCAACCCAATTGCGATCGAAGAAGCACCCATTGCTGTCATCGTCACCAAATCATTAGGTGCTAACACGTTATTGGAGGCTACCCGTTGCAAAATTAACCAACCAGCACCATAACCGAAAGCACCCATTATTCCTGCTAACAAATATTGCCTTTGCTGTTGACCTAAACTTTTTGCCAACACCAAACCCCATGCTGTCCCCAAACCAGCTAAAGTAAACAAAATCATTTGTGGCTTGACGGCTGCTTGAGTTATATTAGCAACCCAATCAGGTGCGTGCTGAATAAATTCTCTGGGCAGTTTAACATCATTTGGTAATTGCGTCGCTAACCAAAAACCAATTGCCGCACCTATACCCCCTCCCACGCCTCCCCATATCATTTCTAAAAGAGTACCCAAACAAGCTTTGATAACTCCCACCGCAAACCATTGAAGCCATTTACCGATTAAGGTAAATCCAGCTAATAAAAATTTGAGCGTTATTCTGAATGTTTTGCCAATTAGCTTTACAACCAATCGAACGAGTGATTTAAGTGTTATTCGATCGGGAGAAATTTTGCCCAAACGCCTGATAATTTCTCGCGCGCTATGTGGTCTTAGCACCGCATCTGAGCGCACCATTTCATCGAGCAATGCTGCCAAACCAGGGCTAACTGTTGTATGTTGACGCCAACGTAATTCTCCCGTTTTCGGATCTTCTAAATCCGGCGGATATTTACCCGTTAATACATGAATAAAAGTCATTCCCAGTGCATAAAAATCCGCTGATGGCCCTACACCGCTGCCAGTAATTTGTTCTGCTGGACTGTAACCGGGCGAAAACAATCGAGTT
This genomic window from Leptolyngbyaceae cyanobacterium contains:
- a CDS encoding ATP-binding protein, whose protein sequence is MSHVLDLASVLKASQAISSEIVVDKLLSILMQVFIEKAGAEKGVFILPKERDLVVEAIAINASPEVVTKQDSVNIELSAEVPVSVINHVYHSQENLVINEATNQTNFANDSYINEHQTKSILCMPLRKKEKLIGIVYLENNLNPGAFTSDRIEILNLLSDQAAISLENAYAYQKSQEDFERISRNLQELQRTQLQLIQKEKMSILGQLLSGVAHEINNPLGFISGNLEEVNNSVGDIINHLQLYQEKIPNPGEEIVEDAEDIELDYLLEDVPQMLTSMKEGTERIRQITSSLRVFARADSNSKASFNIHEGIDSTLVILKHRLKANDKRPEINVFKEYGDLPEVPCYPGQLNQVLMNIIVNAIEVFDEFNEGKSYEQIRSKPNEIKIKTERSDDNNNLIIRFSDNGPGMTEEQRQKVFDYLFTTNPVGKGMGLGLSISRQIIEEKHEGKLTCVSELGKGTEFIIFLPMK
- a CDS encoding serine/threonine-protein kinase, with amino-acid sequence MPQSVATAAHCINPACPRPYPQSIGNNFCNICGSSLRLKNRYIPLEKLGLGGFAAIYSVWDLQTKTERVLKLLLETSPKALAMFEQEAIVLANLRHPGVPKVEADGYFQIIVGNAPQILMPCLVMEKISGQTLEDILKHHPQGLPEKYVLNWLKQAVHILRELHLRQIIHRDIKPSNLMLRQGSGQLVLIDFGGAKQIGPNSSTSQISSTRLFSPGYSPAEQITGSGVGPSADFYALGMTFIHVLTGKYPPDLEDPKTGELRWRQHTTVSPGLAALLDEMVRSDAVLRPHSAREIIRRLGKISPDRITLKSLVRLVVKLIGKTFRITLKFLLAGFTLIGKWLQWFAVGVIKACLGTLLEMIWGGVGGGIGAAIGFWLATQLPNDVKLPREFIQHAPDWVANITQAAVKPQMILFTLAGLGTAWGLVLAKSLGQQQRQYLLAGIMGAFGYGAGWLILQRVASNNVLAPNDLVTMTAMGASSIAIGLGLPSHQLVHALISAVGTSTIFAILMSFLIKFLPLTALFGFSEAFFTTVSWTNLAFSISFFSLLGVVLGWWLGISYYLFVPFLRLLGWR